The Dyadobacter sandarakinus DNA window CGGGTTCATACGGCCGGGAGGAGCGCAAGGGTGACTACCGCGAAGACCGCCGCAATCTGTTTGAGAACAATACCGACATTCTCGTCAAGTTTGATAAAGATCTTTTTGACGGATTTAACGCAAAACTTTGGGCTGGTGGCAACATCCGCAGCTTTGCATATAACTCCCAATACGGCTCCACCGACTACCTGAACGTCCCCGGCCTGTATAATTTCAACAACAGCTACCGGCCTGTACGTACGTCGAACTTCAACTCGGCCATGCGTGTGAACTCGGCTTATTACTCGGCGGATTTTACATTCCGTGAATTCTTTACGCTGTCCACAACAGGTCGCCTCGACAAACTTTCGACCCTGCCGGCTGGTAACAATACTTTCTTTTATCCATCTGTGGCGGGTTCTACCGTGCTGTCGGACTTCCTGCCAATCCCCGAAATGGTTTCTTTCCTGAAACTGCGTGCTTCTTACGCCAACGTAAAGGATGCCCTGACCAAATCGACTATCGGTACCACGCCGGCGCTGGGCGATGCCAACCCGCTGGGCTACGGAGATCAGTATTATTCGCCGTATGACGGACCGAGTTACCAGAATGCAGCCGTTTATTCCACACCATTTGCCTATAACAACACGCCTGCCGCGTATTTTACCAACACGCTCAACAATCCGTCCCTGAAACCAAGCTCTACCTCGCAAACGGAACTGGGCCTCGATGTCCGTATTCTGAAGAACCGCATTGGGCTGGATGCGACGTACTTTGTCTCCCATGAGGGACCACGGATTTTCGCACTCCCGGTTTCCTCCACCACAGGATACGACTCCTATCTGGTGAATGGAATCCGCACCAAAAAAACGGGTGTTGAACTTGCACTGACAGGGTCTGTGCTGAAAAGCGGCACCGGGCTCAACTGGGACGTAGTAGCTAATTACTCCACCTTCAAGGAAGTACTGACGGAGATTTACCCGGGCGTGAATGCATTGAATACCTTCTTTAAGGTAGGGGACAGGATGGACAAGTTTTACGGACGTGCCTTTGCAAAAACAAACGACGGTCAGATTATCAATGACGCCTCCGGAAGACCGGTATACCTGCCTGTAAGCCAGTATCTGGGCAATGTGAATCCGAAGTTTGTGTTCGGGATCAATAATAAGTTTGCTTACAGAAATGTAAACCTGAGCTTCCAGTTCGACGGGCGGATCGGCGGTGTGATTTCAAACTATGTGCAGAAGCAGACCTTCCGGGGCGGTCGCAATGCCAAGCTCGTACAGGGTGCCCTCGGCGAGGCCCGCTACAAGGATTGGGTAGGTTTCAAAAACGGCGATACGGACAATAAGAACTACCTCGGTGAAGGTGTGCAGGTCAGTAACGGCGGCGCGCTCAATTTTGATGTGGACGGTAAGATCACGAACCTCAATGAGCTGAAGTTTGCACCAAACATCACCAAGCAGTACGTACAGGACTGGGTAAGCCGCTACTACAATACCGAGGAAGGCAATCTCATGAGCCGGTCGTTCGGTATGTTGCGTGAAGTGGTGATCGGGTATTCCATTCCGTCGAAATGGCTGGCACAATCGAGGTTTATCCGCAATGCCTCGGTATCGCTGGTGGGCCGTAATCTGCTCTATTTTGCAGCCAGCAAGGATATTGACCTGAACCAGTACATATCCGGCGGTGAGTCTGCCCCGCAGACACCATCCCTGCGCAGGTACGGAGTGAACATCAACCTTTCATTCTGAGGTACAGCCTAACATTTCAAAATTTTAAATCAACCATCATGCGTTCTATAATTATTGCTGTTTTGGCTTTTACAGCCCTGCTTTTTACAGGTTGTGAAAAGAGTTTTGAGGAACTTGAAAAAGATCCGAACCGCGCGATCACCGCACCTGCGTCCCTTATTTTGCAGGGCATTGAGTGGGATATGTACAATAATACAGGCCGGCCGTTCAGCTCCGAAATGCGTTGGAACCAGTTTTATGCGGTCAACTATAATTACTACGGCAACAATGAGTATCAATGGTCTGCATTTACAAACCATTATTCAACATTGAAAAACGTGGTGCAGATGGAGCTGGAACATAAAAAAACCGGCGCAGCGGACATCAACGGTTACACGGCGCTGGGTAAATTCTTCCGGGCATTTTACATGGATCAGATGTCGGCCAGGGCGGGTGACCTGCCGATGAGCGAAGCCCTGCTCGGACGTGAGAACCTGAATCCGAGATATGATTCCCAAAAACAGATCTATGTACAGATCCTAAACCTGCTCAACGAAGCGAACAGTGACATTACTTCCCTGATCGCGAAAGGAGAAACAACCGTGGAGGGTGATTTTTATTTTGCAGGTAAACTGG harbors:
- a CDS encoding SusC/RagA family TonB-linked outer membrane protein, coding for MLGTLHAVAQVNVRGKVTDKETGQGVPGASIIVKGTNAGTGTNAEGFYELTVANPNATLTFSFVGFESQEIALNGKSQLDVILSTDLKQLNEVVVTALGIKKDVRRIGVAIQTVDGSSTVKAREPNAINALAGKVAGLTIGAQPELLRRPNIMLRGNTDVLFVVDGVPVNSDTWNVSPDDIDTYSVLKGASASALYGFRGKNGAILITTKRGTKDKRGFSVDINSSTMMDKGFYSIPKVQDEYGPGDHGRYAFVNGAGGGLNDGDYDGGWGPRFEGQLITQYDSPVDPITGVRSGTPWINRGKDNLKRFLQPGILSTNNVSVSSSGDKYNLRFSASNTYQKGIVPNTKLNITNFNVTSDFKFSEKLNFTSSLQYNRQYSPNIPDVNYGPNSIIYNMVFWAGADWNVDDMRNYWQPGKEGIQQIYAEYQRYNNPYFMSYEWLRGHQKTDIIGQAAMSYKFTDFLEATLRTQITTWNLFRNEKMPYSAGSYGREERKGDYREDRRNLFENNTDILVKFDKDLFDGFNAKLWAGGNIRSFAYNSQYGSTDYLNVPGLYNFNNSYRPVRTSNFNSAMRVNSAYYSADFTFREFFTLSTTGRLDKLSTLPAGNNTFFYPSVAGSTVLSDFLPIPEMVSFLKLRASYANVKDALTKSTIGTTPALGDANPLGYGDQYYSPYDGPSYQNAAVYSTPFAYNNTPAAYFTNTLNNPSLKPSSTSQTELGLDVRILKNRIGLDATYFVSHEGPRIFALPVSSTTGYDSYLVNGIRTKKTGVELALTGSVLKSGTGLNWDVVANYSTFKEVLTEIYPGVNALNTFFKVGDRMDKFYGRAFAKTNDGQIINDASGRPVYLPVSQYLGNVNPKFVFGINNKFAYRNVNLSFQFDGRIGGVISNYVQKQTFRGGRNAKLVQGALGEARYKDWVGFKNGDTDNKNYLGEGVQVSNGGALNFDVDGKITNLNELKFAPNITKQYVQDWVSRYYNTEEGNLMSRSFGMLREVVIGYSIPSKWLAQSRFIRNASVSLVGRNLLYFAASKDIDLNQYISGGESAPQTPSLRRYGVNINLSF